AAAAATTGGGTCTTGATGATGAACCGATTTTTGATAGCGTAGAATTTTTTCAAATGTTTAAAGTACCGGGAAACGATGCAAGTTGTTTGAATTTAAATCAAGTTCAAAAACCTTCAATCATTGGCTTGAAGCCTGAAATTTTACATCAGAGAAAATCGTTTTCTTTTGCTAAAATTATTAACGAAAAATTCAGAGACAATCCATGGCAGCTTCTTGAGCAGGAATATGATGAAAATATTTTCCCGGCATTTGCCGACCAAACAGTTATTACCTGGGGTTTGATGAAAAAAATTGGAGATACAATTTCTTATCTAAATCAAAATGGGCAGGAAATAAAATTTGTTCTGGCGGGTGGCTTAAATAGCTCAATTTTTCAGGGGAATTTGCTTATAAGTGAACAAGTTATGAAGCAAAACTTTCCCTTAATCAATGAATCGTCAATTTCTTTGATAGAAACTCCAAAAAATGAAGCTGAAAAGATTTCTGAATTACTCTTTTTTAGTTTACAAAACTATGGAGTTGATATAAAAAAAACCGAAAGTATTCTGCGTGAGTTTTATTCAGTTACAAATACCTATCTTTCAATTTTTATGATACTCGGAGGGCTTGGTTTAGTTTTTGGAACTATAGGAATAGGTATAATTCTTTACCGCAATCTTCTTGAACGAAGGTCTGAAATTGCTCTTTTAATGGCATTAGGGTTTAAGAAACAGAAAATATTTAAGCTAATATTTACCGAAAACTTCCTTCTTTTGTCATATGGAATATTTCTCGGTGTTTTGGCTTCTATAATTTCAATTCTTCCATCAATTTTAAGCCCGACCTTTTCATTGTCGGGAGATTTTTTAATTTTGCTAATTTTTGTGGTATTAATGAACGGAACATTATGGATTTTTGTTACTTTAAAGAATTTCTTGAATAAAAATATTATAAGTTCAATTCGGAATGAATGAAAGTGAAACATCGTAAAAAATATACCTAAATAGAAAATATACTTGCATTTTATCAAATAAAACCCAAATTTTATGAAAAAGAAAACAGGAATTCGAAATTTCAAAATCACATTTTTGCATGTTTTAATACTAATTATTTTGCAAGCCTGCACCACAAATGTTGTTGAGCTTACACAGTATAGAGGCGAAGACCGCAAAGGCATTTTTTACGAAAACAATTTGCTGAAAGAGTGGCCTGAAAATGGACCGGCATTGCTCTGGGAATATGAAGGAATTGGTAATGGCTATGGTTCACCAATCGTTACTGCCGACAAAATTTTCGTAACCGGCGAAATTGATAGCTTGGGTTATTTATTTTCCTTCGATATAGATGGGAAACTTCTATGGAAAAAAGAATATGCAAAAGAATGGATGGTAAATTATGTTGGCTCAGCATCTACTCCAACCATAGTAGGAAATTTAATCTACTTATGTTCAAGGTATGGTAAAATAGTTTGTTTCGAAGCTAACACAGGTTCTGTAAAGTGGGAAACCAATATGCTTGAAAACTTTCACGGAAAGAATACCAGATTTGGATTTACTCAAAATTTGCTTGTAGATGAGAATATGGTTTATTGCGCCCCCGGTGGTAAGGACACAAATATTGTTGCTTTGGACAGATTTACAGGAGAAACTTTATGGATAAATAAAGGTGCAGGCGAAATTCCTGCATATTGTGCCCCTGTAATTATTGACTTGGCTACACGAAAATTATTGGTTACATTTATGGAACATACACTCTTAGGTCTCGATGCAAAATCCGGAGAGTTGTTATGGACTGAAGAACAAGATACAGCCTGCGATATTCATGGAAACTCTGCATGGTTTGAGAATGGACATATCTACTATGTTGCCGGTTGCGGAAATAGATGTGTGAAACTAAAACTGTCGGCCGATGGTTCCACTATTAAACAAGTATGGAAAAATCCTGAAATTGATAATATTATGGGCGGTTTTATAATCCACGAAGACAGATTGATAGGTGCAGCTCATAGAAAACCCAAATGGAAAACTATTGATACTCAAACCGGTGAAACAGTAGATAGCTTGAAATTTCACAGAGGAGTAACAATTTTTGCCGATAATATGCTCTACATTTACAATGAAAAAGGAAAAATGGGACTTGTCAAATCTCATAAAGATAGCCTGCAATTGATAAGTTCATTTAAAATTGAAAAAGGAACAAACGAACATTTTGCTCATCCTGTAATAAACAACAAAGTTTTGTATGTCCGCCATGGGAATGTTTTGTTGGCTTATGATATTGGAAAGAAGATTTGACAAGCTGAACTTTATATAAAGATATTCAGTCGATTAACATTGACAAAGTTTTGAAACTTTGTCAATGTTACTGCATAGTAAACGAATCAAGAATTATAGATTATTCAACACTCATAATTTTAGTATCAGAAAAACTTATACTATTCAAGCTATAAAAATAAATTCCTGTTGGGAGATTTTTCCTGTCGAAAATATGGGTGTGATTTCCAGAAGTAAAGTTCTGTGCCTTTATGGTTTTGATTTTTTCTCCAGCTTGCGTGGATTTGCAATCTGTTCAACCATATTATCTAAAACATGCTTTGTCAGGTTCATGTATTTTATATTTATCAGACATTTAGCAAAGATAAAAATTATTCTTAATAATTAAGCTTTATTTATTGTTGTTGGGCACGGACATAAAAACTACTTATGATGGAAAGCGATTTACAAACTTTGCTTAACAGAAGGTTGCGTGACTTCACAAATTTTCAACTCAAGTCATGAAAGGACAATCTGTAATAGCCCTGCCATTTATGGCAGGGAAAAGGAATACGAAAATATAGTTTAAAAAAAAATGTTTACTCATTTTAAATTTTTGCTCTTCAAATACATTTCTTATATTTGTTAAGATTAAGCATATGTTATTATGAGGAATATTTTATTAATTTTATCAGGATTATTGATATTCTTAGAAGTCAATGCAATTAATGTTGATAGTTTGACATCAGCAATAAGAAACTTAGCGGACACTACGCAGATTAAAATTCTGACAAAGAAATCACAACAACTACTCTATAGCAATCCGCAAGAATCTAAAGAAATTGCAACAAAGTTATTCGAAATTGCAACAAAGTCTGAAGACAATATGCAAAAAGTAGAGTCGCTCATATTGATTGCCTTTTGCGATAAAAACCTTAGAAATTTCGAGAAGTCAATCATAACTTTAAAGAAAGCACTAAAGATTGATATAAAAGTAAATCCAAGTACAAGAAAGGGATATATTTTAAATTTGATTGGAGTGAATTATTCTTTAAATCATCAGATTGACAGTGCATTGTATTATTATCTTGAGTCAGAAATTTTTTTAGAAGAAGCTTTAAAAACAAATGCCGACAATAAGAAAGCTAAAATCCTAAAATGTATTTTATATACAAACATTGGTTTATTCTATCATACAAAAGTAATTGACCTTGAACAATCTAATGCATATTTCAGAGAAGTACTGGAATTGGCAAGCGAAATAAAAGATACTGTAAGGATAAATGCAGCATATGCCAATTTGGGTATGGTTTTTAAAGCAGAAAAACAATATGAAAAAGCGTTGGAATATTATCAGAAAGCCTTAAAAATGGCAAAGCTGACAAATAATATGAATTATGCAGCAAAAATATCGAACAATATTGGAGGATTATTTTTAGACCAAAACGATCTGAAAAATGCAGTTATCCATTTCAATAATTCTATAAAAACTTTTGAATTACTCAAAGATACTTTCAGCATTGCAAGAACCTATCGTGTTCTTGGAGAAAGCTACATGAAATTCAATAATTTCAAGGAGTCAATCAAAAACTACAAGATTGCTTTCTCTTTTTATAGAAACAAGGATTTTATAAAAGAAAAACAGAAAATTTACCTGAATCTTTCTGAAGTATTTGAAAAAACCGGAGTACTTGATTCTTCTTTGCATTATTTTAAAAAACAAGCCGAATTGGAAAAGCAAATTGAAGAAAAAGTTAATACCGAAAATTTCAATAAACTACTGGTAAGCTACGAAACAGAAAAAAAAGAAAGAGAAATCGAAGTCTTGAAGTTCGAAAAGAAAAATCAGAATTCTGTACAGAATTTCCTTATTCTATCAATGGCTTTCCTGATGGTGGTGCTATTTTTTGTGATTGTAAATTTTTGGCAAAGACGGAAATATCTAAGCCAGAAAAGAATATCTGCCGAAAAAGAAACCGAAAACTTTAAAAACAGGCTCGAATTTCGAAACAAAGAGCTTACAACTAATGCAATCCATTTGGTGAACCTAAACAATTTGTCTCAAACAATTATTTTAAAAATTAAAGAATGCCTGCTACATATCGATAAAACCGGCGCGCAAAAATTAAAAGAAATAATCAAAGAGATAGAATTTAATATACAACAGGATGCTTGGAACGAATTTGAAACCCGTTTCGAAAAAGTTCACAACGATTTTTATGTTAAGCTCGACAAAAAACATTCCGGACTTACTCCCACAGAAATAAAAACTTGCGCTTTCCTTCGCCTAAACATGTCGAGCAAAGAAGTCGCATTACTAACGAACAAAAGTGTACGCACTGTTGAAAAACTTAGAGCAAACATTCGCAAAAAAATGAGGCTCAACACTGAAACTAACCTTGTGAATTACTTGATGAAATTTTAGTGGAATAGTGGAATTTGTGACAGGCTGACAAAGTGTGAAGTGACAAAATGTGTGGTGAAATAGTAACAATAAAGTAAAATAAAAACTTCTCTATATCCCATTTTCAACTCTTGATTCATAATTCTTCCGATAGCTATCGAAATCATAACTCTTTAACAAACTGCAATTTAATATTCGCATACTTACTTTATACGTAGTAAAAAAACACGGCATAACAAGTTTTTGCGTAGTGAAAAATTTGGTTTCGCCCTGTTGCCTGAAGTATTTTCGCTGAAAAATAATGTTATGGATACTAAAAAAGACAACATGAGCATCGAAGAAAAAAAAATAGAAACTTTGATTGTAAATATCAAACAAAAAAATGAAGCCCTGAAAAAGCTAATCAGAGAGATGGAAAAAAAACAAAAAAGTAAAATTCTTACTTTGTTAATAATATTCTTTCTATTTTCTAATGTATCGTTTTCACAAAACGTAGTAATAACCGACGACGAAAACTACACGCCCACCAGCAACAACGCCCTGCTCGAATTAAAACCGGGCAGCAACGACAAAGGCATCCTAATTCCACGGCTCACCACAGCCCAACGAACAGCAATGACCCCCGATGCCAACGCCGACAAGGGCCTGATGGTTTACGACACCGACACCCAAAGTTTTTGGTACTACAACAGCACCGCATGGGTCGAAATCGGAGCATCAACCTCAGGAATGGAAGATGCCGATGGCGACACCAAAATTCAGGTAGAAGAATCTGCCGATGAGGATAAAATTCGTTTTGATGTGGCAGGTACCGAAGCTATGGTGATTGATGAAAATGCAAGGGTGGGAATTGGCACAACAAGCCCTGACGGAATTTTAGATATATTTCAGGAGGCTGAATATGTAGGCGAAACCCTGGACCAATCTCAAACTTCACAAAGTGGAAGTTCAGGTGAATACAATAAATTATGGCAATCATTTACAGCAGGAATTACAGGCTATTTGTCAAATGTCCAGTTACATGATGATGGGTATACAAGTGGGACATTTGAAATGAAAATTTATACAGGACAGGGTGAAGGGGGCACTTTGCTTGGTACTTCCTATATTGTTAGTAACTATGGAGGTAGTGGATATGTTTCTTTCAGGTTTAATGATATTATACCAGTAACCTCTGGCCAGCAATATACATTCTGTCTTTACAAAAAAAGTGGTTCGTATTGGGGTTTTTGCTTTAAAACTTCAAATCCATACTCAGGTGGGACTGCTTATTGGGATGGAATGTTACGAACTAGTGATTTAAGATTTAAAACCTATGTTTCCAGTTCATTCAACACTGCACCTAACTCTTTTATTGTTCATAACAATGGCAATGTTGGTATCGGAACAATCTCACCTTCCCAAAAACTTGAAGTAAACGGAGCAGTTAAAATCGGGGATTATACACTTCCTTCAACAGATGGCACAAACGGACAATTTCTAAAAACAGATGGAAGTGGAAGTGTTAGCTGGGCAGATGAAAATATAATATCAACCGGTGTGCAGGATACAGATGGTGACACCAAAATTCAAGTAGAAGAATCTGCCGATGAGGATAATATCCGTTTTGATGTAGCCGGTACTGAAGCGGTGGTGATAGATGAGAATGGAAAAACAACAATTGGTTCAGGAAGCTCAGGAACAAAGATGGAACTTGCCGGATTAGCTACAGAAGGAACACTAAAAATTAATGGAGGAGATGGTCAAAGCGGTTCAGGCAATTATACACAAATAGCTTTTGGGTTTAATGGTACAGACAATTATCCTCATTTCCTCCGAACTAGACACAACTCTTCCATTACAAATAACGCAATTGAATTTTACACTGGAGACGGAACTCAAAACGGAGTATTTCCAACAAATGCAACGCATGGCATGACCATTACAAATGGAAAAGTAGGGATTGGAACTACCTCTCCTGCTGCATTATTAAATATAAAAGGTAGCAACTCTTCTGTAAAAGGATTATTAATCGAAAATGAAAATGGAAATGCAGATACATGGTTCCATTATTCTGATGGAAATAATTATATTACAGGAGATGGTGAAACAGGTAGTGGCCATACTATTTTCAGATCGTTTGAGGGAGGCAATACCACTGAACATATGAGGATACAGTCTGATGGTAAAGTGGGTATCGGAACAAATTCGCCGATTTCTTTATTACATATTGACGGGAATAATTCTTCTGTTGGTGGAATAAGAATAGAAAATAGTAATGGCAGGTCAGTTTCCCATTTGCCTAATACAAATGGTATCAATTATATTACTGGAGATGCTCAATTTGGAGATGGTCATACAATTTTTAGGTCTGATGATGGTAGCACATATACAGAACATATGAGGATACAGTCTGATGGTAATGTAGGTATTGGAACTTCAAATCCCGGAACAAAACTGGAAATTACCGGTACAAATTCGATTGGAATACTCAAACTTGATGGAGGTGATAATAGTAGCGGAGCAAACGACTATGTTCAGATTGCATTTGGTTATAATAATACAGATGATTATTCTCATTTTATCCGTAGCAGACATAGTTCAACATCGGCAAATAATGCTATTGATTTTTATACAGGAGACGGGACTCAAAATGGAGTTTTTCCGACCAATTCAGTACACGGTTTGACTATTACTAATGGAAAAGTAGGTATCGGTACAACATCTCCATCGCAAATACTTGAAGTAAACGGAGCTATAAAAATCGGAGCTTACACACTTCCTTCAACAGATGGCACAAACGGGCAATTTCTTAAAACAAACGGAAGTGGAAGTATTAGCTGGTCAGCAGACAATACCTTAACTTATTGGACAGAGAATAGTGGTAATGTTTACAGAAGTTCTGGCAATGTAGGTATCGGAACAACCACACCTTCCCAAAAACTTGAAGTAAACGGAGCAGTAAAAATCGGGGCTTATACTCTTCCTTCAACAGATGGAACCATCGGGCAATTTCTAAAAACAGACGGAAGCGGAAATGTGAGCTGGTCAGCCGATAATAATACAAACAATTGGACAGAAAACTCAGGAAACATTTACCGAAATTCAGGAAATGTCGGCATCGGCACAACAACCCCTTCGCAAAAACTTGAAGTAAATGGAGCTGTTAAAATTGGGGCCTATATACTTCCTTCAACAGATGGAACCATCGGTCAATTACTTAAAACCGATGGAAGCGGAAATGTTAGTTGGTCGGCAGACAGTACTATAACCAATTGGACAGAAAACTCAGGAGATATTTATAGAAGTTCCGGTAATGTAGGCATTGGAACAATTTCCCCGTCCGAAAAACTTGAAGTAAACGGAGCTGTTAAAATTGGGGATTATACACTTCCTTCAACAGATGGAACAAATGGACAATTTCTAAAAACAGACGGAAGTGGAAGTGTTAGCTGGTCGGCGGATAATACTATAACCAATTGGACAGAAAACTCAGGAGATATTTATAGAAGTTCGGGAAATGTCGGTATCGGAACTACTTCACCGGAAGCTCCTCTTCACGTTCAGAATGATAATGCAAAACTCCGAGTAAAAGAAGATGCCGGAAGATACATAGATATTGATCCGCAAAACAGGAAAATTGAATTCGGGGGATTTTCAACAACCGGGCTT
The nucleotide sequence above comes from Bacteroidota bacterium. Encoded proteins:
- a CDS encoding PQQ-binding-like beta-propeller repeat protein, whose protein sequence is MKKKTGIRNFKITFLHVLILIILQACTTNVVELTQYRGEDRKGIFYENNLLKEWPENGPALLWEYEGIGNGYGSPIVTADKIFVTGEIDSLGYLFSFDIDGKLLWKKEYAKEWMVNYVGSASTPTIVGNLIYLCSRYGKIVCFEANTGSVKWETNMLENFHGKNTRFGFTQNLLVDENMVYCAPGGKDTNIVALDRFTGETLWINKGAGEIPAYCAPVIIDLATRKLLVTFMEHTLLGLDAKSGELLWTEEQDTACDIHGNSAWFENGHIYYVAGCGNRCVKLKLSADGSTIKQVWKNPEIDNIMGGFIIHEDRLIGAAHRKPKWKTIDTQTGETVDSLKFHRGVTIFADNMLYIYNEKGKMGLVKSHKDSLQLISSFKIEKGTNEHFAHPVINNKVLYVRHGNVLLAYDIGKKI
- a CDS encoding tetratricopeptide repeat protein, coding for MRNILLILSGLLIFLEVNAINVDSLTSAIRNLADTTQIKILTKKSQQLLYSNPQESKEIATKLFEIATKSEDNMQKVESLILIAFCDKNLRNFEKSIITLKKALKIDIKVNPSTRKGYILNLIGVNYSLNHQIDSALYYYLESEIFLEEALKTNADNKKAKILKCILYTNIGLFYHTKVIDLEQSNAYFREVLELASEIKDTVRINAAYANLGMVFKAEKQYEKALEYYQKALKMAKLTNNMNYAAKISNNIGGLFLDQNDLKNAVIHFNNSIKTFELLKDTFSIARTYRVLGESYMKFNNFKESIKNYKIAFSFYRNKDFIKEKQKIYLNLSEVFEKTGVLDSSLHYFKKQAELEKQIEEKVNTENFNKLLVSYETEKKEREIEVLKFEKKNQNSVQNFLILSMAFLMVVLFFVIVNFWQRRKYLSQKRISAEKETENFKNRLEFRNKELTTNAIHLVNLNNLSQTIILKIKECLLHIDKTGAQKLKEIIKEIEFNIQQDAWNEFETRFEKVHNDFYVKLDKKHSGLTPTEIKTCAFLRLNMSSKEVALLTNKSVRTVEKLRANIRKKMRLNTETNLVNYLMKF